The Prevotella herbatica genome contains the following window.
TGCAACAGGACTCATCAATATTGGTGTAGCACCCTTTGCTCTTGTCTCATTAACATATCGTTCCAAGTTTGCATCAAATGTTGTACCTGGATCTGTATGACGATCAGGTGAAGGCTTTGAATCATTATGTCCGAACTGAATAACAACGTAATCGCCAGGTTTGAGTTCATCAAGCACCTTCTGCCATCTCCCCTCATCAATGAAACTCTTGCTTGAACGACCGTTTACAGCATGATTGCTCACAGTAACGTCTTCAGTGAAGAATCCTTGCAGAACCATGCCCCATCCACGTTCTGGATTGTTTTGGAAATCGCTTTTCTCAGCAGCTGTAGAGTCACCTATTATATATATAACAGGATGATGATTATCTGCCGACATCATCACCATAAGAATAGCAAACAGGAATAATAATTTTATGATTCGTTTCATAGTATACAGTTTGTTTAAAAAGTATGGGTAGCGAAAAGAATCCACTACCCATTATTTTATGTAATCAAATTATTTAGTTACAATAGCGATAAGTTCATCAGGAGTAACCATAGTCTGCTCTCCTGTCGCCATGTTCTTAAGAGTTAATTTACCCTCATTGATTTCATTCTCACCAGCAAGCGCAACAAAAGGAATATTCTTCGCATTTGCATAGCCCATCTGCTTCTTCATCTTTGCGCTATCAGGATACATCTCTGTTCTGATACCAGCCTTACGAGCCTTTGTTACAGAAGGCAGACAATATGCTGTTTCCTTTTCACCAAAGTTAATGAAAAGAAGTTGGGTTGAGTTTACTGCTTCCTTAGGATATAAGTCAAGTTCGTTCAAGACATCATATATTCTGTCTGCGCCGAAAGAAATACCTACACCGCTAAGTCCTGGCATACCGAATATACCAGTAAGGTTGTCATATCGCCCACCACCAGTGATACTTCCCATAGGAGTATCAAGAGCTTTAACCTCGAAAATGGCACCAGTATAGTAATTCAAACCACGGGCAAGAGTAAGATCCAACTCGATTTCATTATCAAGGCCAGTCTTCTCTAATGCATCAAGAATGAAACGAGTTTCCTCAACACCTTTGACTCCGATCTCAGAATCAGCAAGAATCTTACCTATAACATCAAGCTTCTCACTATTAGAGCCACTCAAAGAAATTATAGGCTGCAACTTCTCAATTGCTTCGTCAGGAATGCCATCCTCTTTAAGTTCAGCATTTACACTCTCAAGTCCAATCTTATCCAACTTGTCTATGGCTACAGTGATATCAACTATCTTGTCAGCCTCACCGATGATTTCAGCTATACCTGTAAGGATCTTGCGGTTGTTGATCTTTATCTGAACTCTTACGCCGAATTTAGTAAATACAGTATCAACAATCTGCATCAATTCAACCTCATTAAGAAGAGAATCTGAACCTACAACATCAGCATCACACTGATAGAATTCACGATATCTGCCCTTCTGAGGACGATCAGCACGCCATACTGGCTGAATCTGATAACGCTTGAAAGGTAGTTGCAATTCTTCACGATGCATAACCACATAACGTGCGAAAGGAACAGTCAAGTCGTAGCGCAATCCCTTTTCACAAAGTTTTGCTGCCAGATGAAGTGAATTTCTCTCGTGCAATTCATCATCTGATACCTTATTCATGAAGTCACCTGAATTAAGCACCTTGAAAAGCAACTTGTCACCCTCTTCTCCATATTTTCCCATAAGAGTTTGGAGAGTTTCCATTGCCGGTGTTTCTATCTGCTGAAAACCATAAAGGGCGTAAACGTCCTTTATGGTATTAAAAATATAATTTCTCTTAGCCATTTCCATAGGCCCGAAGTCACGGGTTCCCTTTGGAATGGAAGGTTTCTGTGCCATATAATATTTATTTATAATACAATTGTCTGATCTCTGTCAGGACCTATTGAAACTACCTTGATAGGAGTTTCGAGGAATTCTGCAAGGAACTTGATATAATTAGCGAATGCTTCTGGGAATTGCTTCTTATCAGTAAACTTAGTCATATCTGTCTTCCAACCTGGAAGTTCCTTGTATACAGGTGTAACAGCATCAATCTCGTATGGTAATTCTTCTGTTACTGTACCGTCAGGCAACTTGTAACCAACGCATGCCTTGATCGTATCGAAAGTATCAAGAACATCGCTCTTCATAAGAATAAGCTTTGTTACACCATTGATCATGATTGAATAGCGTAGCTGAATCAAGTCAACCCAACCACAACGACGCTCACGACCAGTAACAGCACCATACTCATGACCAAGGTCACGGATAGTCTTGCCTGTCTCGTCAAAAAGTTCTGTTGGGAATGGTCCTGCACCAACACGTGTGCAATAAGCCTTCATGATACCATAAACATCGCCAATTCTATTAGGACCGATGCCAAGACCGATGCAAGCACCTGCACAAATGGTATTTGATGATGTTACAAAAGGATAAGAACCAAAGTCAACATCAAGCATTGTGCCCTGAGCACCTTCGCAAAGGATGTTCTTGCCAGAACGCAATATATTGTTGATTTCATGCTCTGAATCTACGAATTGGAACTGACGCATATACTCTATGCCCTGCATCCACTTCTTCTCAACTTCCTCAAATCCTTCAAAATCGTTCCATCCAAGAGCCTTAAGCATTTTCATGTGGCGCTCTTTATGAGCTGCATATTTCTCTTCGAAGTTGTCAAGAACATCACCTACACGGAGTCCATTACGACTTACCTTGTCGGTATATGTAGGACCAATTCCTTTACCGGTTGTGCCAACCTTATTCTTACCCTTGGCAGCCTCGTAAGCACGATCAAGAATACGATGTGTAGGCATGATAAGATGAGCCTTCTTAGAAATGTGCAGACGATCTTTCAATGGATGCCCGCTCTTTTCCAAGTCTACGGCTTCATCCATAAACAAATCAGGAGCCAAGACTACACCGTTACCGATGATATTCACTTTACCACCCTGGAAGATTCCAGAAGGGATAGAACGGAGAACATATTTCTCTCCTTCGAATTCAAGTGTATGACCAGCATTAGGACCACCCTGAAAACGTGCCACTACATCATAGTTTGGCGTTAAGACGTCAACTACCTTACCTTTACCTTCATCGCCCCACTGGAGACCGAGCAGGACATCAACTTTTCCTGTTGTGTTCATTTTATTTGTAGATTATTGCTTTTTAGACTTATCCGACTTTCGAGTTTTCAGTCTTGCAAGCTTTGATTGACATTTACTGCACACACCGTTAACATAAAGCATGAAACTGTCTTTATGAAATCGTCCATATTTAGTTTCGTCTATTGCCTGTTTGATTTCGGGTGAAATGATCTCTGTTACCTTTCCGCATACGTTGCATACCAAATGTATGTGTCCGCTGTCTATGTATGAAGCTTCATACTTTATACCTTCAGGAAGATGATGTCTAACGACGAGCCTTAGTTTTAAAAACAGCTTTAGCGTATTGTATAAGGTGGCTCTGCTAACTCTGAAGTTCTTTTTTAATAATTGTTCACTGAGACTTTCAATGGAAAAGCGTCCTTTCATAGCAAACACAGCGTCGAGAACAGCATATCGTTCCGGAGTCTTGCGGTGCTTGTTTGTTTCTAGATATTTATCTAGAATTTCATGAACTGCTTGTATTACCTCTTTTTCCATTAAAACACTTTAGTAACTTAAAGACGCACAAAATTACGAATTTTAAATCAAAATGAAGAATATAACAACACTTTTTTGAATTTAAATTTCTACAATGCCCTTTAACGTGACACGTGCTGCTTTTTCAAATGTATCTCCCAATTCCACAAATCTCATTACACTATTGAGTGCAGTATGCTTCAAACCAGTATTTTCTGCTCGCAGAGCAACAGCTACCTGATCAAGATATTCATCCATTCCTCTGTCATTAGGTTCCTGACCATTCATGAAAAGACGTGAAAGAATACTGTAACCACATATTTGATAAACATTGTTGTCTAACGCAATCCATTTATAGGCTACAGCTGGCGCATAAGGTGTATGTTGCAACAGATTAAATGCTAACATCTCTGCTAGTTCCTGATTGTCGGTCTGCTCCATCCATAAATCAGCCAAGTCTGCTTCAAACTTATCAACTGGCATTATCATCGTAGCAAGGATCTTACATTCTCTGATATTCTCCTTAAACAGCGCTATTGCCAAATCGTAGTCTTTGCCATACTCTGCTGCCATGTCACGCAAAGTTGTGAAAGGAACGCCCCAATTTATCTTGTAGTTTAGCCCTTTCTCACGCATTGACTGTGATGCAGGTCCATTCATTACAAGTCTGAAACTCTGCTTTATATTCTTTAATTTATCGTTTGTTTCCATATTAATTGAGTTCATTTATTAATATTCCCCAGAATACCTGAGCATCTGGTGTGAATAGGTCTCTGTGTAGTCTAAGACAATATCCTTTATATTTCCATCAGCATCATATTGTGGCTTCATCCACGGATTAATGAATCCCTTGTATGGAGCAATATTTAGTGACGCATATCTATCCAGCACTTCACGATGTAGATCAGGATTGAGTTTAATACCATATTTCTCCACAAGACTCTTTGCTGCATCGAAATCGCCTTCACTCTTTATTCTCTGAATCTCATGAAGTTCCTGAGCAAAGATATTTCTCAAAGCTTCATAGTCTTTGACTTCAACATAATGTTTACCGTCACGCTCCACAATGCTAACAACGCTATTATCCTTATCCATATCAAGTGCCCAGTTTGCTATCAGCGCACGATTTCTCATGTGAGCCTCTTCGATATCAGAACCTAGACTAATACGTACCGACTGAGTAAGCAGTCCATTCTGCATATAAGTATAGTACTGGCTCTTATAAGCCTCTTTATTTGGTACAAGTTCAAGCTCTATCAATTTATCATCAGCAATATAATAAAGCCCGAATAAGTCTGCCCTAGCCTCTTCTATCGTATTTCCATAAGCCTTTAGCGCATCAGGATCTGTACCTTGACGTAATCTTCCGCTACCATGTCCAAGACATTCATGAAGATCAGTATGTAAGTCATCACATATATCACCATATTTCTCGATCAAATCGTTTGTAGCCTGATCTATAACAAACTCAGACATGAAACCATTTCCATGAGCGGCCTTGCTATATGCCTCAGTAAGATTACAGATAGTAATACTTTTTGAACCATGCTCAGCCCTTATCCAGTCAGCATTAGGAAGATTGATGCCTATAGCCGAAGCTGGATATTCATCACCGCCAAGCATTGCTGCACAAATAACGTTTGCTGTAACACCCTTTACCTTTGGTTTGCGGAATTCTAGTGCTACAGGAGAATGATCCTCAAACCACTGAGCATTATCACTAATGGTCTTAGTGCGCTTTGTTGCCTCTATATTTTTATATTCTACGATACCTTCCCAAGAGCCCTTCAAACCGAGCGGATCACCATACACCTCAATAAAACCATTGATAAAATCGACCATGCCATCTTGCTCCTTCAACCATTCAATAGAATATTCATCGAATATTCTTAAATCTCCTGTTTTATAATATTTTATGAGCGTAGATATAACCTTTTTCTGCTGATCGTTCTCTACATATTCAGAAGCCTTGCCAAGCCAATGAATTATATTGCATATCTTGTCACCATACAAAGAATCAGCTTTGCAAACTAATTCTTTAATCTCTCCATTCTGTTTCACTAACTTTGTGTTAAGTCCATAAGATATAGGATGCTTATCATCTGAATCCTTCAACTTAGCATAGAACTGTTCAACTTCGTTTTGATTAACTCCCTCATAATAATTGCAAGCAGATGTTTCTATCAAATCAGCACCATCTGCCTGATTAACTCTTTTAGACATGAAATCTGCATCAAAGATAGCTGGCAGAATATCTTTAAGAAGAGAATCTCTGTCTTCGTCTGAATTTATGCCTAACTGTGAATCAGAAAGAGTATTGAAAGCATTAACAAAAAAGTCACGAGTAAACTCTGGAACGAATTTATTACATCCATAGTGATGATGAATTCCACTAGAAAACCATACACGCTTCAAATACACAACAAGAGACTTGAACTCTTCATCATCTCTGCTGCCAGCATAATTGATATATATAGACTCAAGAACTTTTCTTATTTTCAAGTTATATTTTCCGAATTGTTGGAAAGTTATATCACGTCCGGCAAGAGTTGCTTTGGAAAGATAGTATATATATATTTTTTGTTTTAATGATAAATCTTCAAATCCTGAAAGCTTATATCTCAACATTTGCAAATCTGCAAATCTTTCATCATTATAATTCATTTTATCAACCACCTATTTTAATTGTAATCGTTATTAACTCAAAAGAGTCCGCAGGAAAAGTTATTAACCCTTACCTGCGGACTCATTATTTTATTGTATTCTTCTCATTAATCTTCTACGGAAGACTTTGCTTTATTCTTAGAACCTGGCTTACGTCCACGTTTTTTAGGTTCTTCCAACAAAGTAGGATGCTGTTTTAGATGGCGCAGCTTATAGTCTCTTGGAGTGCACCCATTCAATTTGAAAAATGATGCATAGAAAGATTGTCTGTTTGAAAAGCCGACCATATCTGAAATATCTTCCATGTTCAAATCTTTGAATCTTCTATCAACGAGCAATGTCATAGCTTCTTCTATTCTATACTTATTGACAAAAGATGTATAGTTCATGTGAAATCTCACATTTACAACCGCAGAGATGTAGCGAGTATTTGTTCCCAACTCCTCTGCCAGTTTCTTGGCAGAGTATTCTTTATCCTTGTATTTCTTCTGAATCAGAATAATATCAAGAATTTTCTCTTTAAACTCATCCATGAGCCCGGGGCTAACAAGCGTGCGATAAGCAGCCTCTTTCTCCTTTTTCTCGGTAATGTTATATTTTGCCATAATTATTTAGATTAATTACCTCCCTTATTTGTTGCAAATTTAAATATAAATAATTAATAAATCAAGTTTTAGTGCAACTTTTTTACAAAAAAAGCATTATCTTTGTTGAAATTTTAACATTTATGGGTATTAAGGACATCTTAAAGAAGTATTTCGGGTATGATTTTTTTAGACCAAATCAACTAGAGATAATAAATAATATAATTTCGGGTAAGGACACCGTTGTTTTGATGCCTACAGGAGGTGGTAAGAGTTTATGTTATCAAGTTCCTGCGTTGGCAATGAAAGGTACCGCCATTGTGGTTTCACCACTCATAAGTTTGATGCATGACCAAGTTGAGGCTCTCAAGGCAAACGGTATTCCGGCAGAAGCCCTGAATAGCGGAAATGATGATAGTGAAGACGTTATTATTAGGCGAAGATGCATAAGTGGTGATCTCAAGTTAATTTATGTTTCGCCCGAACGTCTTATATCAGAAATTCCATATCTTTTTGCAAACATAGAAATAAGTCTTTTTGCAATTGATGAGGCGCATTGCATAAGTCAGTGGGGACATGATTTCAGACCGGAATACAACCAACTTGGAATATTACATGAGAAATTTCCCAACGTGCCAGTTATGGCACTCACAGCTACCGCCGACAAAATAACCAGACTTGATATTGTTAAGCAACTAAACTTAAGAGTTACTGATAAAGATATTTTTATCAGTAGTTTTGACAGACCTAACCTATCTCTTGACGTAAAGCGAAACTTTAACAAAAGACAGAAACTTAACTATATAGAGTCTTTTATAACAGGGAACTCAAACCAAGCAGGAATCATATACTGTATGGCAAGAAAGACGACAGAAAGTCTTGCAACAGACTTACAGAAGATGGGTATTGAAGCGCAGCCATACCACGCCGGACTAAGCAATGATGAGCGAAGCAGAATACAGAATCTGTTTAAAATGGATCAAATTCAAGTTATTTGCGCAACAGTTGCTTTTGGTATGGGCATTGATAAAAGTAACGTGAGATGGGTTATACACTATAACCTGCCGAAATCTATTGAGAGCTTTTACCAGGAAATTGGTCGTGCAGGAAGAGATGGAGCACCAGCAGAAACGATTCTATTCTACAGCATGGCTGACATAATAACTCTTAGAAAGTTTGCCCATGATAGCGGCCAACAACGCATAAACGAGGAAAAGCTAACCCGTATGCAGGAATATGCAGAAAGCCAAGTTTGCAGACGTAGAATTCTACTAAACTATTTTGGAGAACCTGCCGATCACGATTGTAATAATTGTGATGTTTGCAGTCATCCACCGAAGAAGTTTGACGGCACTACTACCGTTCAAAAGGCACTTAGTGCAATAGTGAGAACCAACGAACAGATACACATAGGTACAATCGTGGAGATTTTAAGAGGAATGAACACTACAAGTGTATTGCGTAATGGTTACAATGCGATTAAAACTTACGGTGTGGGGAAAGACTTAAGTGTTTCTACATGGCAGGATTTCCTTTTACAGATGTTACAAATGGGATTCATTGAGATTGCTTATAACGACCATAACAAGGTGAAAATCACCACTTTAGGAAAAGACATCTTGTATGGAAGAGAAAAGGCTTCGCTAATTATACCTCAACAAGAAACGACAAAATCGCAAATTACAAAATCAACAACAAGACGCAATAAGATTCCAGAACTTCACGTTTCTTTAATAAACAAAGTTGACACTGTTGAACCAGAAGATATTCAGCTATATGAGAGTTTGAAAAAAGTGAGAAAAACGCTAGCCGACTCACAAGGATTTCCAGCTTATATTGTCATGTCTGACAAAGTGTTACATGCAATAGCGACCATAAAGCCTAAGAGTATCGAGGATTTCGGCAACATACCAGGTATTGGTGAATACAAGAAAATTAAATACGGAAAAGTTTTTATAGACAAAATCAATAACAAAAAATAAAATATGAAAAAAATTCTTACACTGTTTTTTATCGTTATTTTTACAATACCGTCGTTGGCCCGTAAAAATTTCTACACCATTATAGTATCTTTAGATGGTTGTAGATGGGACTATCCTGAATTCTACGACACACCTTTTATTAATTATATAGCAGAAAAAGGCGTAAAATCAGGACTCATACCATCATATCCGTCAAAGACATTTCCGAATCATTATACGCTGGCTACAGGATTATATCCTGACCATCATGGAATTATTGCCAATTCATTTGTAAATAGAAAAGACGGAGAAGTTTTCTCTCTAAGCAACCCTAAAACAAAGACTGATAGCAAATACTATAAGGGTGAACCTGTATGGATTACGGCAAAGAAGCAAGGTAAAAAAGTATATACATATCATTGGCCTGGCTCTGATGTGAAACTTAAAGATGGATATCCTGACGTTTTTTTCAACTATGACACCAATCATCTTTCTGTATCTGAAAGAATAACCCTCGCATCACAGGCTATTAACAGTAAACAGGCACCTGATTTGATCATGGTTTACTTTGAGGAGCCAGACCATAGCGGACACGAATTCGGACCACAGGATCCAAAGACAAAGAATGCACTACGCAATATGGATGGAATGCTTCAAGAACTTTGGGACAATGTACAGAACGGTCCACGCAAAGACAGCGTAAACCTTATTGTGGTGTCTGATCACGGAATGACTCTTGTGACTCCGGAGAGAAAAATTGAATGCCGCAAATATCTAAAACCATATTGGTTTGAGCGCATTGAAGGAAACCTGCCAGCACAGATATACTGCAAGAAACAATATATTGATTCTGTGTACAACGCATTAAAGGATATTCCACATCAGCGAGTTTGGCGCAGAAATGAAATACCAGCTTATCTGCACTATGACAGCAACAAGAACATTGGTGACGTTGTTGTATCACCTGATGAAGGTTGGCTCGTATACGACCAAAAGGTTACTACGGGAGGTATGCACGGATATGATCCGGAATATAGTGACATGCATGCTTTGTTCCGTGCAATGGGACCAGATTTCAAGAAAACAGAAATTCCACATTTCCGCAATGTTGACATATATGATTTGTTATGCCATCTACTGAAAATATCTCCAGCAAAGAATGACGGAAATCTTGAAGAAATAAAAAGTATATTGAAAAATTAGGAACTACTGAATTACGTAAACCTTTACGCATGTTTTTTATAAAAATAAAGACTATCGTAAAGGTTTATTTGTTATCTTTGCAACACAATTAAAAATGAGTAAAATAAAAACAAAATAAATAGGAAACTAATCATGAAAGAATTAAAAGCTTTGAACAAGCGTACCGCTCCTAAGAGCGTAATGCCTGAGAAAATCATTCAGTTTGGCGAAGGCAACTTTTTGCGTGCATTTGTAGATTGGATTATTTGGAATACCAACCAGAAAACAGACTTCAATGGTAGCGTTGTTGTTGTTCAACCTATCGAAAGAGGTATGGTAGACTGGCTCAACGGACAGGATTGCCTTTATCACGTTAATCTTCAAGGTAAGGAAAACGGACAGCCGGTAAACACTCTCGAGCGCATTGACGTTATCAGCAGAGCACTAAACCCTTACACTCAGAATCAAGCTTTCATGGCTCTTGCCGAGCAGCCAGAAATTCGCTTTGTTATCTCAAATACTACTGAGGCTGGTATTGCTTATGATGACACATGCAAATTCACAGACGCTCCTGCATCAAGCTATCCTGGCAAATTGGTTCAATTGCTATATCATCGCTATAAGACTTTCAACGGCGATCCTACAAAGGGATTGATTTTAATGCCTTGTGAACTTATATTCCTTAACGGTCATCACTTGAAGGAATGCATTGAAAAGTATATTGAACTTTGGAAAGAAGATCTTGGTGCTGATTACGCTGACTTCAAGGCTTGGTTTGAAAAATATAACTATGTTTGTGCAACTCTTGTAGACCGTATCGTTCCTGGATTCCCACGCGACACCATCAATGAGATACAGCAGAAGATATCTTACAAGGATAATCTCGTTGTTAAGGCAGAGAGCTTCCACTTGTGGGTAATCGAGAAAGCAGAGAATATGACTGTAGAACAGTTAAAGAATGAATTCCCAGCTGACAAAGCCGGGCTTCACGTTCTTATCACTGATGACGAGAAGCCATATCACGCTCGTAAGGTTACATTGCTTAATGGTCCTCACACTGTATTGTCTCCTGTTACATTCCTAAGCGGAGTAAACATTGTACGTGATGCTTGCGAGCATCCTGTATTGGGCAAGTATATACATAAGGTTCAGTTTGATGAACTAATGCAGACTCTTGACCTCCCAATGGATGAACTTCAGAAGTTCGCAGGCGATGTACTTGAAAGATTTGAGAATCCATTTGTAGACCATCAAGTAACAAGTATCATGCTCAACTCATTCCCTAAGTTTGAGACTCGTGACCTTCCAGGAGTAAAGATTTACTTGCAGCGTAAGGGAGAACTTCCACAGGGACTTGTATTCGGACTTGCAGCTATCATCACTTATTATAAGGGTGGCAAGCGTGCAGACGGAACTCCAATCGTTCCTAACGACGATCAAAAGATAATGGATAAGTTAGCAGAACTTTGGGCTACAAACGATACGAAGAAGATCGCAGAAGGTGTTCTTGCATTCGATTATGTTTGGCATGAAGACCTGAACAAGACGGTTCCAGGACTTGCAGAACTAGTAAAGAAAGATCTTGACCTGATTCAGGAAAAAGGAATGCTTGAAGCAGTTAAGACTATTCTTTAAAAATAAAAAGCAATTAGGTGAAAAGATTTTTTCACCTAATTGCTTTTTATCATATAATGGCATAAACAAAACTTATGGACCAATTCATTATACAGTCTTTGAAAGAATATGCAGAACGATACGAAACAGAAACGTTCTTATTTGAAGACCCTTCAATATTCATGCACAAAGTACAAGGCGAACGCAATCAAGAACTTATAAGCTTTATTGCAGCCGGACTAAGTTATGGTAGAAGAGAGTTATTCTTTCCAAAGATTCAGTATATCATTGATTGTTCAGATGGTGATGTAGAAAAATGGATACTTTCCAATGATTTCTGTAAAGATATCCCCGATAAAAACAATTGTTATTATCGCTTATATACAAACAAAATCATCAATAATTTTATCAGACGCATAAAAGGTCTGCTTGAAGAATATGGATCATTACGTCAGTTTGCCGTAAGTAACACAAAAGATAACAATGCGTTTACACTTATAGAAGCGTTTACAAAATACTTTAATAATAATGAAGTATCACACGTTATCCCTAAAGACACAAAATCAAGTTGCAAGCGATTATGCATGTTCTTGCGCTGGATGGTGAGAAATTCATCACCTGTTGACTTAGGCTTGTGGAGTGACATCGTTGACAAACGCACGCTCATTATGCCAATGGATGTGCACGTGATTCAGGAAGCCGTTAGACTTGGACTGATGACTGGCAAAAGCGCAAGCATGAAGTCTGCACAGAAACTTACAAACCTTATGCTTGATATTTTCCCAGAAGATCCGTTGAAAGGCGACTTTGCGCTATTCGGATATGGAGTAAACCATTAAAAGGCTTACCCCGATATAAATTAATAAACTCTAAGAGAATCC
Protein-coding sequences here:
- a CDS encoding TIGR02757 family protein — protein: MDQFIIQSLKEYAERYETETFLFEDPSIFMHKVQGERNQELISFIAAGLSYGRRELFFPKIQYIIDCSDGDVEKWILSNDFCKDIPDKNNCYYRLYTNKIINNFIRRIKGLLEEYGSLRQFAVSNTKDNNAFTLIEAFTKYFNNNEVSHVIPKDTKSSCKRLCMFLRWMVRNSSPVDLGLWSDIVDKRTLIMPMDVHVIQEAVRLGLMTGKSASMKSAQKLTNLMLDIFPEDPLKGDFALFGYGVNH
- a CDS encoding tagaturonate reductase produces the protein MKELKALNKRTAPKSVMPEKIIQFGEGNFLRAFVDWIIWNTNQKTDFNGSVVVVQPIERGMVDWLNGQDCLYHVNLQGKENGQPVNTLERIDVISRALNPYTQNQAFMALAEQPEIRFVISNTTEAGIAYDDTCKFTDAPASSYPGKLVQLLYHRYKTFNGDPTKGLILMPCELIFLNGHHLKECIEKYIELWKEDLGADYADFKAWFEKYNYVCATLVDRIVPGFPRDTINEIQQKISYKDNLVVKAESFHLWVIEKAENMTVEQLKNEFPADKAGLHVLITDDEKPYHARKVTLLNGPHTVLSPVTFLSGVNIVRDACEHPVLGKYIHKVQFDELMQTLDLPMDELQKFAGDVLERFENPFVDHQVTSIMLNSFPKFETRDLPGVKIYLQRKGELPQGLVFGLAAIITYYKGGKRADGTPIVPNDDQKIMDKLAELWATNDTKKIAEGVLAFDYVWHEDLNKTVPGLAELVKKDLDLIQEKGMLEAVKTIL